The following DNA comes from Picosynechococcus sp. PCC 7003.
ATACATACGAAGCAGTTATTGAACGCTGGAAGCAACTCCCTTCCGATTATTCAGAAGTTAAACTAGAAAAGCATTTTATCGATGAATGTATTTGGCCATCGTTGGGATTAAACTTCACTCAAATAGAATCACAGATTAAGATTGGTTCAGGATTAAAGCCAGATTATTTAATCTTTTCCGATGACGATAAAAGAAAACCACTAATCACTGTTGAGGTCAAAAAGCGAGATCAAATTCTTGCAGAGTCTGCGGATGAATTCTTCATCGATAAATGCAAAGAAAATAAATATTATCAAGAATCAGTAGGCTATAAAACTGACGGAAATGGGATTCAACAATACCTCAACAAAGAGAGTGTAGATGGAGATAAGCTACCTCCCTATGGCAGGGGCTACGCATCTAAAATAAAACCAGAGTCAGCAAGGATTTTAAGTAAAAAACCATTGTCCATGGCAGCCTTGTAACGCTTCATGGTGAGGCTGGTTTGAGAAGTCTCCTGACGAAGCAGATTCAACGTGAACCGCCTCATTAGGCTCATATTACGAGCCGAATGACCTTGGCGAATTCGAGAATTATCTTCTCCAAAGACCACGTCAAGACACCAATGAAGCTGATTTTCAATTCCCCAGTGATTGCGAATATGACTGGCAAACTCCTGATTTGTCGCTTCTATAGAACTGATAAAGAAGCGGATTTCGTGAGTAGTCTTATGCCAAAGTTGACGAGTTCCTTCCACAATGACGATGGTACGGAGTTGCTGCCAAGGCTCCCGTAACTCTTGAGGCAAAACATGAGATGCTGGAATTTGCCAGATTGTTCTGGTTTCTAGACGCTGATGTCCCTTCTCCGTCTGATGCCATCCCGTTTCTCGCCATTCTTTGGCAGATTCTCTTTGCTTTTCAAACCAGGTTTTTACTGCTTTAAACAATCTACCCTGGTTGCCCTTGAGAGCCAGAATATAGTCTGCTTTAGCTTGACAAATCTGTTGGGCGATTTTCTTTTGAGTGCCCATGGCATCGATGGTCACAATACATCCTTTGAGCTCTAGTTGTGCGAGTAGTTGAGGAATGGCTGTAATTTCATTGGATTTTGTTTCCACAGCCTCTTGTCCTAACACTAGACGAGATGACGTTGCCCAAGCACTGACCAGTTGTAGGTCTTTAATGCCTTTTTCCCTATCGTAGGAGCCTCGTGAAGCTTTTCCATCTATGGCAATGACCTGAGCTGAGAGCTTTCCTGCTATTGTCCCTACCCAGTTGCGAAATTCTGCTTCTAATTGTTCTGAGTCTAATCTGGCAAATACCCTGGCAAAAGTATCATGGGAGGGGATGCCGTTGGGCAACTCGAGAAATTGCCTGAGCCATTCTTCTTTGGAATTTCCATAGGTTTCGATTCCTACCCAACTATCGGCTCCTGATATAGTGGCAAAAAGAGCGATAACGATGATATCGACTAAGTAGTGTGCCCGTGTACGTTCTACTCTTGGGTCTTCTATTTCTCCAAAGTGCTTGTCAATACTGGCTTTGAGAACTTCGTTGTTAAATAGGGATGCCATTCTTTTCACATTTTTCCTCTTTCCTCCTTTCTACACCTTTTTTTAGATGCGTAGCCCCTGCTCCCTATGGTCTAGTGATGAATGGTGATTTCTTTCAGATCTGGAAGCGCATTGACGGTTTAGTTATGCCGATGACAGATATTCAACGAATGACCGAAAAGACTATTCCGGCTCTGATGAAGCAGCTAAATTATTGTCTTAATAATCCCTATAGAGCTTTGGTGACAGCTGTCTGGAATCAAAAAGGAGGCGTCGCCAAAACAACGAATACTATCAACATCGGTGCTGAGTTGGCGTTGGCGGGTAAACGTGTTTTACTAATTGATTTAGATTCACAAAACGATCTAACACGAGGGCTTGGTCTTATTCCAGATAAATATAATAGCTGGCTGCTCGAATGTGTTAAATCCATTTCCCAGAGAAAAATCAAAAACGCAAGAGAAATTCTCAATTCAGTTATTCAGCATCGAATTTTTCCCACCTCAGAAAAGGAGAAGCTAGAAATTGATGTTCTGCCCATTGGGAAATATGCATTAGATGAATTCCGTGAATCTAAAGGGCAATATCAAGGATTTTCGGCAGCTAAAGTTTTCCCAAGAATTATTGACTTATTGACACCTAGTTTTGATTATATTTTTATCGATACATCTCCTGCTGCAGATCAACTAACTCGTAGCTTGATGTACAGCATAGACTCTCTACTAATACCGATCGACCATGGAAAAAAGTCGATTTATCATGGTGTACGTATCCATAAAAAAATCAAAGAAGTACGGGAATCACGCAAAAAGGTAAAGACTCTTCACTTAGGCCCGTGGAACCTTGGCTTAGTTTACAGTAACTGTCCGGCAGACGCAGGTAAAAGACTAGATCAAATGATTGACCAAGAACTAGATAAACATTGTTTCTCTGGCAAAAGATACAATGAAGTTATTCGCACATTTGCCCAGACTAAAGTTGCAGAATTCAAACAGATGCCTGTTGTCTGTTGGCGTCAATCTCAGATCACGAAATGCTACCAAGAGCTAGTTAAAGAAGTATTTATCAATCCAAATTTTATCAATGAATAAGCTATGTCTATCTTAGAAGATTTACCATTAAATGAATTAGAAGTTGGTGAATTAGTTCAAGTTCCTTGTGATTTTATCAAATCTAAAAATAAAGAAAAGTTTAACAAGATTATTTTGGAAAATTTGGTTGAGCAACTCAAGCATTCCCAAAGAAATATTTTGCCAGTTATGATCAAACAGCTAGAGGAAGACCAATATGAAGCTATGCATAATACTTTTATCTTAGAGGATGTCTGAGAAGGGTATGGCGGATAAAAAAATAGAGATTTAGCCTGTAGAAGTACATAAATCTCTAATCTCAAAAATCATGTCTACATCCTATCCGACAGACCTCACCGATGACCAATGGTCTCTCCTTAAACCCCTACTTCCCTCAGCTAAATCGGGTGGTCGTCCCCGCTCCACTGACCTGCGTCAAGTCGTTAATGCTCTCCTCTATATCCTCATGGGTGGTATCGCCTGGCGCTTACTGCCCCATGATTTCCCCAAATGGCAAACCGTCTATCACTACTTCCGCCAATGGCGTGACGATGGCACCCTCGAACGTATTAACCAAACTCTCCATCAGTGGGAACGCACCACAGGTCATGACCACCCTCCTCACCGAGCTATGGGGTGGTGGATTCTCAATCGGTGGATACAGCAACAATGATTCATCAGGATGTTGGAGTTGATGGAAATAAGAAAGTTAAAGGTCGCAAACGACACATCATGGTGGATAGCTTGGGCATTTTGATGGCCGTAGTGGTAACTGCCGCCAACACCGCGGAAGGTCAAGGATTAAAGCTATTGTTGGCACGAATCCAAAGGATGGGACTGAATCTAGAGTGTTTTTACCTGTTGTATGTGGATGGGGGGTATCACGGAGAAAGTCTTGTGCGCTGGGTAATGGACAAGTTTGGCTGGATATTGGAGAAAGTATTACGTCCGGAGGAGTGCAAAGGATTCACAGCATTACCAAGGCGATGGGTAGTGGAGAGAACCTTTGGCTGGTTTTACTGGTGCCGCCGTTTGAGTCGAGACTATGAATGTAATACGAGGAGTGCGGAAGCGTGGATATATCTAGCATCCATTCGCATCCTTCTGAGGCGCTTGGCGTAATCTTTACAATATTTTCTCAGACATCCTCTTAATCAAGAAAATCAACCAGTTGTTTGGCAAGAACTAGCAGAGACATTGCCCGAGATATCGCCGACATAAACCCCTTTACGAATGACGCCAATGCCATTGGAAATGATTAAACAACGTTGGTATTGTGACTGGGTATCTGCCAGGACGATAGTGCGCAGCGGGCTGGTGTTACCTCGGTAATTAAAATTAATCGCTTTGCTATTGGCATTGTTGTATTTGATCACAACATTTTCAAGCACCACATCCTCCGTTACCCGACAATCAGAGGACACTTTTGCATTCTCGCTATTGTTGGCGGGCAAAATGACCCGACAAGTGCGACTCTGGCGAATGGCTTCCTGTTGGGTACGTTGCAACAAACCCTGTAAAGCCGTAAAGTCTTGTCTTGCGCCTGCCCGTGCCAAAAAGCCGAGGAGTGACGGGGTTGCAATTCCTGCCAAAATACCAACTAGCAGCAAAACCCCCAACACTTCAAACAGTGTGAAGCCTTGGGTTTTGAGGGGTCTAAAAGGTGCTTTGGCCCTAGAGAATAATAGTGACATGAAACACAGCCTAAGTAGATCTAACTACACCCCCCATGATATCGAGTATCAAAAGCTGTGAGCAATCAATCTTACGGTAGACAATATTGCTTTTTCGTTAGCTTCTATTATTTTGCTCGACCACAAACTCTACTCATTGGACTAGATATGCCATTTGCTTCTGCAACAACTCCGTAGCAAATGTTTGTATTTTTATCGATTGGGCCATCCGTAGCTGTTGATGTTTTGATATTATCTAAAACTAAATCATTAGGTGTACAGTCATTACTAGTTGAGCAGAAATATAGCTTGTAACTTGTTACATTCGTGTTTAAACTCCAACTAACCTTGGCATCGTAGCGCTTATCTGACCGCTGAGTAAATTCAAGTTTTAGACCTTCCGGTGCAGTTAAACCTTGTATCGCACCACAAAGTTGCTCACTCGCAGGACTAATCACCGAACCCTTAGTTGCTTTAACGACGAAACACCATTCATTACCAACACTCGGATTATTATCTGGCGTAAAGGAAAGATTTGTTGTATTCGCTGTGTCCCCTGATAATGGATCACAGATTCCCTGCCCTTGACAACTAAACACTCGATAACCCGTTGCTCCAGTAACGGCTGACCAGTTCACAGTTGGTTTCACCAAAGATGAGTTATTCAAAGTAATTACAGGCGCAGCCAAACTCGTTTCGAGGGTCGTACAGGTTTGGCCACTGGTGGTTTGGGTGCCAGAGGTAACCTCAATGGCGTAACAAATGTTAGTGCCTTCAGCAATACCAGAAACACTATTGGTAAAACTACCGCTACCTGTATTTTGTGTCGTTCTGGTGGATGCCACTGTGGTGGGTGTGCAGTTTTCTCCAGTACAACGTTTTAGAGCAAGACTGTAGGTTGGTGATGCTGTACTGCCCCCTGTAATCGAACTCCAGGCAATATTGGCTTCGGAAGCATCCGGGTCAATGGTGACAACAAGGCCGCTCAAAAGTAGAGGATCAATTTTTGTTTCACACACAGTTTCCGTCTGGTCTGTTGCTCCGTCTGCGTCACTGACTTGCACGGCATAGCAAACATTCTGACCTCTAGCAATGCTACTGACATTATCTGCATATCCGGATACACCTGAAGTTACATCAGAAGTCAGCAAGCTGGGGGTACAGCTTGTGTTGGTCGTATTACACCGATAAAGATTATAGGTATAGTCTGGGGTGCCCCCTGTCGCATCAGGCCAGGTAATATCCATCTCGGCGCTACTAACATCAAGGGTCACTGTCAAAGAATCCGGCGCAGCAAGGGGCGCATCTTTAATTAGACATTCTGTTTCCCCAATACTGGTAGCAGCACTGTTGTCTGTCACTTGCACAGCGTAGCAAATTTTATCGCCGCTATTGACTGCTGAAATATCATCTCCAGAGAAACTTTTATCTTCAGTCGCCAAGTTCAGAGATGTGGTTGGAGTGCAAGTTTGGTCTGGGGCGACGTCACAGCGCAATAGATCGTAAGTGTAGGGATAGTCACCACCAGAGGCACTCAACCAAGTGAGATCAACGGTATTATTAGCTTGTTCTGTAATCTTTTTAATCGGTGGTGCAGAGAGAGGTTGTCCCTTGATGATGCATTTCGGATCGCCCTGGGCTATTTCTCCTATTTGATCTTTGACAACAACGGCATAGCAAATTTTTTGACCATCGCTGATGCCCGTCACAATATCAGGGAAGTAGGAAGTACCAGCAATTTCTGGATCGCGCACCGATGTTGTGGGGTCACAATCATCTGCATTTCCTGCGACATCACAACGCTTCAGACCATAGAGGTAGCCGGGATCACCACCGGAAGCGGCCCGCCACTCAAGGCCCACTTCTCCCTGGGATTCCCAAATGTCTTCAATTTGCGGCGGGATTAGTTCTTCTACTAATTCGACACAAACAGGATTACTGGTTCTGGTATCTCCTAAGTTATCAACAACCTTCACTTCATAGCAAACGGTATTGCCTCGGGACAGACCAGAGATATTATCACTGTAGGTTCTGGTTGTTAATTCGCTGGCGACCGTGTCAGAAGTAGCTTGATCGATTTCGCAGGTATCCGGCCCCTCACTGCAACGATAGAGGGTATAGGAATAGGGTTTTTCCCCGCCGAGAGCTTCACTCCAGTTAACCGTCGCAGTCGTCAAATCACTACTTAGGGCCACTGATTCGATAGAAGGGTTAATTAGGATATCTCCCTGGGGATTAATACTCCGCGCAAAGGCGGAACTACTAACACTTAAAACTTCAGATGTATTATTACTACCCTCAAAATCATTAACTTCACCGTGGAGCGCTAGATCGACTTTATAAATAGCATTACCTGTTGCGGAGGTCTCTTCTTCCAAACAAGCACGAAAGCCTGTATTCCCAATTGTCGTGCTTCCTTCCGGACAAGTAATGTTTGGAGGAACAGGAATATTTGTGTTCTCAGAAATGGCATCAACGAGAACTGTCCAATTAACGGCATCTGGATCATCTCCTGTTCTATACTCTTTCCGTCGGAGCACCATCGGCCCTACCCAGGGGGAATTGTCATCTTTTTCTGCTATGGAATATTCAATGGTTCGTGAGTTGATGTTGTCTCCTATTTCTGGGAAATATTCTAAAACTAAGGTGTCATCGGTGGCATCGTTGGTTGCAACATCAAGAACACGCGATCGCCGGACATCTTCTGTGATGTAATCAATGGCCCGGTTGAGTTGAGAACGCCGCTGGGTACGGGCTTCGGTGCGATTGCTGGCATTGAGGGTGGCGACCATGGCTGTGCCAAGACCAGTAGCCACAATCCCGCTCAGGGTGATCGCCAGGAGCACTTCAATAACAGTAAAGCCTCGGTTTCCTTGTGAGGTCGATCGTCTATTGAGCAAATTAAAATAGTATTTTAGGAGCCAACGTCTCATCGTTTTGCGGGCCTCGAACCGGTAGCAATGTAAAATGCCATATCACTTTAATGATACCCAAAAAAGCTATTGCAATGAACACTTAGCTGGGTCTGTTGAACTATCGCCGGGTGGGTAATTGCCATTACGGACTAAGCCCAAACCACGGGAAACAATGACACATTTTTGGTTCCCCAAATTTCCATTTTTTGTGAGAA
Coding sequences within:
- a CDS encoding ISAs1 family transposase: MASLFNNEVLKASIDKHFGEIEDPRVERTRAHYLVDIIVIALFATISGADSWVGIETYGNSKEEWLRQFLELPNGIPSHDTFARVFARLDSEQLEAEFRNWVGTIAGKLSAQVIAIDGKASRGSYDREKGIKDLQLVSAWATSSRLVLGQEAVETKSNEITAIPQLLAQLELKGCIVTIDAMGTQKKIAQQICQAKADYILALKGNQGRLFKAVKTWFEKQRESAKEWRETGWHQTEKGHQRLETRTIWQIPASHVLPQELREPWQQLRTIVIVEGTRQLWHKTTHEIRFFISSIEATNQEFASHIRNHWGIENQLHWCLDVVFGEDNSRIRQGHSARNMSLMRRFTLNLLRQETSQTSLTMKRYKAAMDNGFLLKILADSGFILDA
- a CDS encoding ParA family protein, with amino-acid sequence MPMTDIQRMTEKTIPALMKQLNYCLNNPYRALVTAVWNQKGGVAKTTNTINIGAELALAGKRVLLIDLDSQNDLTRGLGLIPDKYNSWLLECVKSISQRKIKNAREILNSVIQHRIFPTSEKEKLEIDVLPIGKYALDEFRESKGQYQGFSAAKVFPRIIDLLTPSFDYIFIDTSPAADQLTRSLMYSIDSLLIPIDHGKKSIYHGVRIHKKIKEVRESRKKVKTLHLGPWNLGLVYSNCPADAGKRLDQMIDQELDKHCFSGKRYNEVIRTFAQTKVAEFKQMPVVCWRQSQITKCYQELVKEVFINPNFINE
- a CDS encoding IS5 family transposase (programmed frameshift) — translated: MSTSYPTDLTDDQWSLLKPLLPSAKSGGRPRSTDLRQVVNALLYILMGGIAWRLLPHDFPKWQTVYHYFRQWRDDGTLERINQTLHQWERTTGHDHPSPSYGVVDSQSVDTATMIHQDVGVDGNKKVKGRKRHIMVDSLGILMAVVVTAANTAEGQGLKLLLARIQRMGLNLECFYLLYVDGGYHGESLVRWVMDKFGWILEKVLRPEECKGFTALPRRWVVERTFGWFYWCRRLSRDYECNTRSAEAWIYLASIRILLRRLA
- a CDS encoding GspH/FimT family protein; the encoded protein is MSLLFSRAKAPFRPLKTQGFTLFEVLGVLLLVGILAGIATPSLLGFLARAGARQDFTALQGLLQRTQQEAIRQSRTCRVILPANNSENAKVSSDCRVTEDVVLENVVIKYNNANSKAINFNYRGNTSPLRTIVLADTQSQYQRCLIISNGIGVIRKGVYVGDISGNVSASSCQTTG
- a CDS encoding prepilin-type N-terminal cleavage/methylation domain-containing protein, translated to MRRWLLKYYFNLLNRRSTSQGNRGFTVIEVLLAITLSGIVATGLGTAMVATLNASNRTEARTQRRSQLNRAIDYITEDVRRSRVLDVATNDATDDTLVLEYFPEIGDNINSRTIEYSIAEKDDNSPWVGPMVLRRKEYRTGDDPDAVNWTVLVDAISENTNIPVPPNITCPEGSTTIGNTGFRACLEEETSATGNAIYKVDLALHGEVNDFEGSNNTSEVLSVSSSAFARSINPQGDILINPSIESVALSSDLTTATVNWSEALGGEKPYSYTLYRCSEGPDTCEIDQATSDTVASELTTRTYSDNISGLSRGNTVCYEVKVVDNLGDTRTSNPVCVELVEELIPPQIEDIWESQGEVGLEWRAASGGDPGYLYGLKRCDVAGNADDCDPTTSVRDPEIAGTSYFPDIVTGISDGQKICYAVVVKDQIGEIAQGDPKCIIKGQPLSAPPIKKITEQANNTVDLTWLSASGGDYPYTYDLLRCDVAPDQTCTPTTSLNLATEDKSFSGDDISAVNSGDKICYAVQVTDNSAATSIGETECLIKDAPLAAPDSLTVTLDVSSAEMDITWPDATGGTPDYTYNLYRCNTTNTSCTPSLLTSDVTSGVSGYADNVSSIARGQNVCYAVQVSDADGATDQTETVCETKIDPLLLSGLVVTIDPDASEANIAWSSITGGSTASPTYSLALKRCTGENCTPTTVASTRTTQNTGSGSFTNSVSGIAEGTNICYAIEVTSGTQTTSGQTCTTLETSLAAPVITLNNSSLVKPTVNWSAVTGATGYRVFSCQGQGICDPLSGDTANTTNLSFTPDNNPSVGNEWCFVVKATKGSVISPASEQLCGAIQGLTAPEGLKLEFTQRSDKRYDAKVSWSLNTNVTSYKLYFCSTSNDCTPNDLVLDNIKTSTATDGPIDKNTNICYGVVAEANGISSPMSRVCGRAK